In Flavobacterium sp. N3904, one DNA window encodes the following:
- a CDS encoding type IX secretion system membrane protein PorP/SprF, which yields MYNRIKCIAVLFFLSLNAIAQEGIPVYSDYLSDNYYLIFPSMAGASNCDKLRLTVRGQWFDQEDAPALQTLSYNGRVGEKTGIGAIVFNDVNGYHSQFGFKATYAYHLMFSRDEVDLNQLSFGVNVGVNQSQLDESKFTDPDPALGNLYQASYFNLDIGASYNLLDFSFNAVVKNVLETRQNLYSELESDNLRKFIVSGGYVFGNPEKILWEPSLLYQFVDKTKESSLDMNLKAYKKLEMGQLWGGLSYRRSFDGAEFSNGSGTNSQKLQYITPVVGLNYNNFMFAYTYTYLLGDIKYDNAGFHQLTLGYNFSCKPVKYDCNCPAIN from the coding sequence ATGTATAACAGAATCAAGTGTATAGCAGTTCTTTTTTTTCTAAGCCTAAATGCGATAGCGCAAGAAGGAATTCCGGTTTATTCTGACTATTTGTCTGATAATTACTATTTGATATTCCCTTCTATGGCAGGAGCTTCTAATTGTGATAAATTACGACTCACAGTTAGAGGACAATGGTTTGATCAAGAAGATGCACCAGCGCTTCAAACATTAAGTTATAATGGTAGAGTAGGAGAGAAAACAGGAATAGGAGCCATCGTTTTTAATGATGTAAATGGATATCATTCGCAATTTGGTTTTAAGGCTACCTATGCGTATCATCTTATGTTTTCTAGAGATGAAGTTGATTTGAATCAATTGTCATTTGGTGTTAATGTTGGTGTCAATCAAAGTCAATTGGACGAAAGCAAGTTTACTGATCCAGATCCTGCTTTAGGAAATTTATATCAGGCTTCTTATTTTAATTTGGATATAGGTGCTTCTTATAATTTACTTGATTTTAGTTTTAATGCAGTAGTTAAAAATGTTTTGGAAACTAGGCAGAATCTTTATAGTGAATTAGAAAGTGATAACTTGAGGAAATTTATTGTTAGTGGGGGATATGTTTTTGGGAATCCCGAAAAAATATTATGGGAACCCTCACTTCTATATCAATTTGTAGATAAAACAAAAGAGAGTTCATTAGACATGAACTTAAAAGCATACAAAAAACTGGAAATGGGACAATTATGGGGAGGTTTGTCTTATCGAAGAAGTTTTGATGGAGCTGAATTTAGCAATGGAAGCGGTACAAACAGTCAGAAATTGCAATATATAACACCAGTTGTTGGTTTAAATTATAATAATTTCATGTTTGCTTATACGTATACCTATTTATTGGGAGATATTAAATATGATAACGCTGGTTTTCATCAGCTTACTCTAGGGTATAACTTTTCATGCAAGCCAGTGAAATACGATTGTAACTGTCCTGCAATTAATTAA
- a CDS encoding NifU family protein, whose amino-acid sequence MTKVIIKETQNPTILKFEFPDFITQNESFEFRNIDEAKVSPLAQQLFYLPFVKTVYISGNFIAIERFSIVEWDDVKEAVAEQIEAFVDKGGIIIAIDENKTKKQPVTVYGESTPNPAALKFVVSRMLTKNAIEFKNIDQSTPSPLATELFKFPYVKEIFIDENYISVTKYDINEWQDITLELRSFIKQYIENGGTVLDESLIETIIKDEKTIDESFDSLDETSQKIINILEEYVKPAVAADGGNILFDSYDGSTKTVKVIMQGACNGCPSSTFTLKSGIENMLKSMLNDEGIKVEAV is encoded by the coding sequence ATGACAAAGGTTATTATAAAAGAAACGCAAAACCCAACAATATTAAAATTTGAATTTCCGGATTTTATCACTCAAAATGAAAGCTTTGAATTCAGAAACATAGATGAAGCAAAAGTATCTCCACTGGCACAACAATTATTTTATCTTCCTTTTGTAAAAACAGTATATATTTCTGGAAATTTTATAGCCATCGAAAGATTCAGCATTGTAGAATGGGACGATGTGAAAGAGGCTGTTGCAGAACAAATTGAAGCTTTTGTTGACAAAGGGGGAATTATCATTGCCATTGATGAAAACAAAACCAAGAAACAACCCGTCACTGTTTATGGAGAATCGACTCCAAATCCAGCAGCCTTAAAATTTGTTGTAAGCAGAATGTTGACAAAAAATGCAATTGAATTCAAAAATATTGATCAATCGACACCTTCCCCACTAGCAACAGAGTTGTTTAAGTTTCCCTATGTAAAAGAAATTTTTATAGATGAAAATTACATATCCGTTACTAAATATGACATTAACGAGTGGCAAGATATTACTCTTGAATTAAGAAGTTTCATCAAACAATATATTGAAAATGGTGGAACAGTCTTGGATGAAAGTTTAATTGAAACCATTATAAAAGACGAAAAAACAATTGACGAATCTTTTGATTCACTGGACGAAACTTCTCAAAAAATAATCAACATACTTGAAGAATATGTAAAACCTGCCGTAGCTGCAGATGGAGGAAATATCCTTTTTGATTCGTATGATGGATCAACAAAAACGGTCAAAGTAATCATGCAAGGTGCCTGCAACGGTTGCCCATCGTCAACTTTTACTTTAAAAAGCGGTATTGAGAATATGCTAAAAAGCATGTTAAACGATGAAGGAATAAAAGTTGAAGCTGTTTAG
- a CDS encoding apolipoprotein A1/A4/E family protein, which yields MGVSSFFKNLFGTAKVTANEVAEKAEAVFEEAKVAATPYMEKAETFVEETINKTKETATPYIEKAEAFIEENTAKAKETATPYIEKAETFVEETIEKAKVAATPILEKTEALIEDAKIEGSKAIDSIKEKVSSFSNDSNEDCVEEPKEQTNRIEEDAD from the coding sequence ATGGGAGTATCATCATTTTTTAAAAATTTATTTGGCACAGCCAAAGTAACAGCAAACGAAGTAGCCGAAAAAGCTGAAGCAGTATTTGAAGAAGCAAAAGTAGCCGCCACACCGTACATGGAAAAAGCTGAAACATTTGTAGAAGAAACAATAAATAAAACAAAAGAAACTGCAACACCTTATATCGAAAAAGCAGAAGCTTTCATAGAAGAAAATACAGCCAAAGCAAAAGAAACAGCTACTCCTTATATAGAAAAAGCAGAGACATTTGTAGAAGAAACAATTGAGAAAGCTAAAGTTGCAGCAACTCCAATCCTAGAAAAAACAGAAGCATTAATAGAAGATGCAAAAATTGAAGGTTCAAAAGCAATTGACTCCATAAAAGAAAAAGTAAGCTCTTTTTCAAATGATTCAAACGAAGACTGTGTGGAAGAACCAAAAGAACAAACAAATAGAATTGAAGAAGATGCCGATTAA
- a CDS encoding mechanosensitive ion channel family protein — protein sequence MTLDPNYIANYASKFITVLVDYSPKLISAFVILFVGLYAIRIINRIIRKIMVKRELDPTLTKFLADILLWVLRVLLFVTFISNLGIETSSFVAILGAMGLAVGLSLQGSLSNFAGGMLIILFKPFKVGDTIEAQGVLATVKEIQIFVTKLITANNQTIFVPNGALSNGTIINYSMQGFRRADLTIAISYDTDIKKAKDIITAVLKNNPKVLLTPVAEVSVKNLTDNSIQLAVRPWANNEDFGAVYSDTLENCKLAFDAAGITFQPFVTEVSKNNQ from the coding sequence ATGACATTAGATCCAAATTACATCGCAAACTACGCCAGTAAATTTATAACTGTACTAGTAGATTATTCACCGAAGCTAATTTCGGCTTTTGTAATATTATTTGTGGGCCTTTATGCTATTCGAATTATCAACAGAATCATTCGAAAAATTATGGTAAAAAGAGAATTGGATCCCACATTAACCAAATTTCTTGCCGATATTCTATTATGGGTTTTAAGGGTATTGTTGTTTGTGACCTTTATATCCAATTTGGGAATCGAAACTTCATCATTCGTTGCTATTCTAGGCGCAATGGGACTTGCTGTTGGTTTATCTTTACAAGGTTCGTTATCAAATTTTGCTGGAGGTATGCTTATTATCCTTTTCAAACCATTCAAGGTTGGTGACACTATCGAAGCACAAGGCGTTTTGGCTACAGTAAAAGAGATTCAAATTTTTGTTACTAAATTAATTACAGCCAACAACCAAACTATTTTTGTTCCCAATGGGGCTTTGTCTAACGGAACGATAATAAACTATTCGATGCAGGGATTCAGAAGAGCCGATTTGACCATTGCCATTTCTTATGATACTGATATCAAAAAAGCAAAAGATATTATAACGGCCGTGCTTAAAAACAATCCTAAAGTACTTTTGACACCAGTGGCAGAAGTCTCCGTAAAAAACTTAACAGACAACTCCATACAATTGGCTGTAAGACCTTGGGCTAACAATGAAGATTTTGGAGCCGTTTACTCGGATACTTTAGAAAATTGCAAATTGGCCTTTGATGCAGCCGGAATTACTTTCCAACCTTTTGTTACAGAAGTTTCTAAAAACAATCAGTAA
- the tsaB gene encoding tRNA (adenosine(37)-N6)-threonylcarbamoyltransferase complex dimerization subunit type 1 TsaB, whose amino-acid sequence MSYILNIETATKNCSVALANEGKTILCKEIAEEGYSHAERLHVYIEEIIKETGITLRDLAAVAVSQGPGSYTGLRIGVSAAKGLCYALNIPLIAVDTLETLASQVSVVEGLIVPMIDARRMEVYSAVFSSSLEKKREIQAEIITENSFENELQSIYFVGDCSEKCKTVLIKPNFIFLEDIKYPSANEMSILSYNKFKKNDTVDVAYFEPYYLKDFLLTTSKK is encoded by the coding sequence GTGTCCTATATTCTTAACATTGAAACCGCGACCAAAAATTGTTCTGTTGCTTTGGCAAATGAAGGTAAAACTATTCTTTGTAAAGAAATTGCCGAAGAAGGCTATTCCCATGCCGAACGATTGCATGTTTATATTGAAGAAATTATAAAAGAGACCGGAATTACACTTCGTGATTTAGCTGCTGTTGCAGTCAGTCAGGGACCAGGTTCTTATACAGGTTTGCGAATTGGAGTTTCGGCAGCCAAAGGCTTGTGTTATGCTTTGAATATTCCGTTGATTGCAGTAGATACATTAGAAACGTTGGCTTCGCAAGTTAGCGTTGTTGAGGGTTTAATTGTGCCAATGATTGATGCCCGCAGAATGGAAGTATATAGTGCTGTTTTTTCTTCCTCTTTAGAAAAGAAACGAGAAATTCAAGCCGAAATTATCACAGAAAACTCTTTTGAGAACGAACTGCAATCCATTTATTTTGTTGGGGATTGCAGTGAAAAATGCAAGACAGTATTAATAAAACCAAATTTTATATTTTTAGAGGATATAAAATATCCATCGGCCAATGAAATGAGTATTTTAAGTTATAATAAATTCAAAAAAAACGACACTGTAGATGTCGCTTATTTTGAGCCCTATTATCTGAAAGACTTTTTGTTAACTACGTCAAAGAAATAG
- a CDS encoding efflux RND transporter periplasmic adaptor subunit, producing the protein MSKKTIYILIGGAIVVIALLVGLSKAGVIGNKDKGKEVEIANVETGTIVETVSATGKIQPEIEVKIASMVSGEIISLPIKEGQVVKKGELLVKINPDLYTSGLNRSVANLSGSRAGLSQSDASYNEAKANYDRNKSLYEKGVISKSDWDKSIATFEGAKAAKQSAYYNVQSASASVNEAKDNLGRTLIYAPADGTISMLNVELGERVLGTQQMAGTEILRVANLNNMEVEVDVNENDIVKIKVGDLANVEVDAYLKKQFKGVVTSISNSASTALTADQVTNFKVKVRILKESYQDLTVGKPLSYSPFRPGMTATVDIITTTKANVVFVPISSVVVKSDTTAVKEVKMEGPESDDKKPAPKSDKKFECVFVKVGDKAKIRIIKTGIQDDTNIEVMTGLKKGDVVITGPYTTVSKDLNSGDKVFVQGDDKKK; encoded by the coding sequence ATGTCTAAAAAAACAATTTATATTTTAATTGGTGGAGCAATAGTAGTTATTGCATTGTTGGTAGGTCTTTCCAAAGCTGGAGTTATAGGGAATAAAGATAAAGGTAAAGAAGTTGAAATTGCCAATGTAGAAACTGGAACTATTGTAGAAACTGTTTCGGCAACAGGAAAAATACAACCTGAGATTGAAGTGAAAATTGCTTCAATGGTTTCTGGCGAAATTATTTCTTTGCCAATAAAAGAAGGTCAAGTTGTAAAAAAAGGGGAATTATTAGTAAAAATAAATCCTGATTTATACACATCGGGTTTGAATAGGTCCGTGGCCAATTTATCTGGGTCAAGAGCAGGTTTAAGTCAATCTGACGCATCCTATAATGAGGCTAAAGCCAATTATGACCGAAACAAATCTTTGTATGAAAAAGGAGTGATTTCAAAATCAGATTGGGATAAATCTATAGCTACTTTCGAAGGGGCAAAAGCAGCAAAACAATCGGCATATTACAATGTTCAAAGTGCATCGGCTTCTGTAAATGAAGCAAAAGATAATCTTGGAAGAACGTTAATCTACGCTCCTGCAGATGGTACCATTTCTATGCTTAACGTAGAACTTGGTGAGAGAGTTTTGGGAACGCAACAAATGGCGGGTACCGAGATTTTAAGGGTAGCCAATTTGAATAACATGGAAGTAGAAGTCGATGTAAATGAAAATGACATTGTAAAAATAAAAGTGGGAGATTTGGCCAATGTTGAAGTCGATGCCTATTTAAAAAAGCAATTTAAAGGAGTGGTTACCAGTATTTCCAATTCGGCAAGTACCGCTTTGACAGCTGATCAAGTAACTAATTTTAAAGTAAAAGTTAGAATTTTGAAAGAGTCCTACCAAGATTTGACAGTTGGAAAACCACTTTCCTATTCTCCATTTCGTCCTGGTATGACCGCAACGGTAGATATTATTACAACTACAAAAGCAAATGTCGTTTTTGTTCCTATTAGCTCGGTTGTTGTAAAATCAGATACAACCGCTGTGAAAGAAGTTAAAATGGAAGGTCCGGAATCTGATGATAAAAAACCCGCTCCGAAAAGTGACAAAAAATTTGAATGTGTTTTTGTAAAAGTAGGCGATAAAGCAAAAATAAGAATCATAAAAACAGGAATTCAAGACGATACAAATATTGAAGTTATGACTGGTCTTAAAAAAGGAGACGTTGTAATTACGGGGCCTTATACGACTGTTTCAAAAGATTTGAATTCAGGTGATAAAGTGTTTGTCCAAGGGGATGATAAGAAAAAATAG
- a CDS encoding TolC family protein, with protein sequence MKKINYIRIAFVFLIGLSTQAQTKVWTLEECVKYALENNIQIKETALESQTANIDKKGAQGNFLPSVNASAGHSWNVGLNQNITTGLLENQTTQYTSLGASIGIDIYKGMQNQNNLRRANLKIIAAKYQLTKMQEDVSLNVANAFLQILFNKEFLKVQKEQMSINEKQLLRSEELVKAGTIPRGDLLDIKATIASDNQKVIAAENTLLISKLSLAQLLQIPEFYDFDVKDDSVTKNDNNILAQTPMAIYDKAKQERVELKIARTNLEIAMKDLAISKGAYQPTLQAFYNFNTRASYSDIVTGYVPNTANPTSVIGFVQGTNQNVLQPNFSPVTGHALPVVDQFNDNKGQSISAQLNIPIFNGFSVRNNVDRSKVNVEKTKIALEQEELTLQRNVYTAYTDAKGALNAYESALVALESRQGSYDYAKEKYAVGLMNSFDFFQSQTLLTNAQSEVIRTKYDYMFKTKILEFYFGIPII encoded by the coding sequence ATGAAAAAAATAAATTATATAAGAATTGCTTTTGTCTTCCTTATTGGACTTTCAACTCAAGCGCAAACCAAAGTTTGGACATTAGAAGAATGTGTAAAATATGCTTTGGAAAATAATATCCAAATTAAAGAAACAGCTTTAGAAAGCCAAACCGCCAATATAGACAAAAAGGGAGCTCAAGGAAATTTTTTACCTTCCGTAAATGCTAGTGCTGGACACTCTTGGAACGTTGGTTTGAATCAAAACATTACAACAGGTCTTTTAGAAAATCAAACCACCCAGTATACTTCGCTAGGGGCATCCATAGGGATTGATATTTACAAAGGCATGCAAAATCAAAATAATCTTCGTAGAGCAAACCTAAAGATAATTGCAGCAAAATATCAATTGACAAAAATGCAAGAAGATGTGTCTTTGAATGTTGCCAATGCTTTTTTGCAAATACTTTTCAATAAGGAGTTTTTGAAAGTGCAAAAAGAGCAAATGAGTATCAATGAAAAACAGTTACTTCGTTCAGAAGAATTAGTAAAAGCCGGAACCATTCCTCGTGGTGATTTATTGGATATCAAAGCTACAATTGCTTCCGATAATCAAAAAGTAATTGCTGCTGAAAACACATTATTGATTTCTAAATTGAGTTTAGCCCAATTATTGCAAATCCCAGAATTTTATGATTTTGACGTAAAAGATGATTCGGTTACCAAAAACGACAATAATATTCTGGCCCAAACGCCTATGGCCATTTATGATAAAGCCAAACAAGAACGTGTAGAACTTAAAATCGCTAGGACAAATCTTGAAATTGCCATGAAAGATTTAGCGATTTCAAAAGGAGCTTATCAGCCTACTTTGCAAGCATTTTATAATTTTAATACAAGAGCAAGTTATAGCGATATCGTAACAGGATATGTGCCAAATACGGCCAATCCAACTTCAGTGATTGGATTTGTACAAGGGACAAATCAAAATGTACTACAACCCAATTTTTCTCCTGTAACAGGCCATGCTTTGCCGGTTGTTGACCAATTCAATGATAATAAAGGACAATCCATTTCTGCTCAATTAAATATTCCAATATTCAACGGTTTTTCAGTTAGAAATAATGTGGATCGATCAAAAGTGAATGTGGAGAAAACGAAAATAGCGTTAGAACAAGAAGAATTGACATTGCAAAGAAATGTTTATACTGCTTATACTGATGCAAAAGGTGCGCTTAATGCTTACGAATCAGCATTGGTAGCTCTTGAATCTAGACAAGGTTCGTATGATTATGCCAAAGAAAAGTACGCAGTTGGTTTGATGAATTCTTTTGACTTTTTTCAATCACAAACGTTATTGACAAATGCACAATCTGAGGTTATCAGAACAAAATACGATTATATGTTTAAAACCAAAATATTAGAATTCTATTTTGGAATTCCAATCATTTAA
- a CDS encoding efflux RND transporter periplasmic adaptor subunit: protein MKKGVTITVLILIAIVFFGALYYLYAKNQQSPIVFETDKVEVKTIVKSTLATGNIVPDEEVLIKPNISGIIEKVYIKAGESVTAGDMIAKIKVVANVSNLSSTQNQVRTAKIALDNQEKLYQRQKTLFDKGVISANDFDAAQLAYNQAKQNYSASIQGFDIVKTGTASGLGNYANTVIRSTVNGMVLDVPVKVGNQVIESNNFNEGTTIASVADVGRMIFIGKVDESEVGKIRLNMPIEITVGAIENKKFTAILTDIAPKGKTENGAIQFEIKATLTNRDNTFIRAGLSANASIILEKADKVQALKESLVQFDKKTQKPYVEIETSKQKFQRKDIVLGVSDGIYVQVKSGLKASDKIKVWNQGLKTEEEKPK from the coding sequence ATGAAAAAAGGAGTAACCATAACCGTATTGATTTTAATAGCAATAGTTTTTTTTGGAGCTTTGTATTATTTGTACGCAAAAAACCAACAATCACCTATTGTTTTTGAAACCGATAAAGTGGAAGTGAAGACAATTGTGAAAAGTACGCTTGCTACTGGAAATATCGTGCCAGATGAAGAGGTCTTAATTAAACCTAATATTTCTGGAATCATAGAAAAGGTGTACATCAAAGCTGGAGAATCAGTAACGGCTGGGGATATGATTGCTAAAATCAAAGTGGTGGCGAATGTTTCAAATTTGAGCAGCACCCAAAATCAAGTGAGAACTGCTAAAATCGCATTAGACAATCAGGAAAAATTGTATCAAAGACAAAAAACATTATTTGATAAGGGCGTGATTTCTGCTAATGATTTTGACGCAGCACAATTGGCGTATAATCAGGCGAAGCAAAATTATAGTGCCTCTATTCAAGGATTTGATATCGTAAAAACAGGAACTGCTTCAGGTTTAGGAAATTATGCCAATACTGTAATCCGATCAACTGTAAACGGAATGGTGCTTGATGTTCCGGTAAAAGTTGGGAATCAAGTAATTGAAAGTAATAATTTTAACGAAGGTACTACTATTGCAAGTGTTGCCGATGTTGGAAGAATGATTTTTATAGGTAAAGTTGATGAGTCTGAGGTTGGAAAAATTAGATTAAATATGCCTATAGAAATTACAGTTGGTGCCATTGAAAATAAAAAATTCACTGCAATTTTGACAGATATAGCCCCAAAAGGAAAAACAGAAAATGGTGCTATCCAATTTGAAATTAAAGCGACTTTAACCAATAGAGATAATACTTTTATTAGAGCAGGTTTGAGTGCAAATGCTTCTATTATATTAGAAAAAGCAGATAAAGTTCAAGCACTTAAAGAATCATTAGTTCAATTTGACAAAAAAACACAGAAGCCTTACGTAGAGATTGAAACAAGCAAACAGAAGTTTCAAAGAAAAGACATAGTACTTGGTGTTAGTGACGGAATTTATGTTCAAGTAAAAAGCGGTCTTAAAGCTTCTGATAAAATAAAAGTCTGGAATCAAGGCTTGAAAACAGAAGAAGAAAAACCTAAATAA
- a CDS encoding ABC transporter permease, with protein MFDRENWNEILEALTANTFRTLLTAFGVFWGIFILVILLAASNGLENGVKKGFDGIATNTMFVWTQTTSKAYKGLPKTRRYDFRNSDVDALKQKFPDLLYVSPRNQLGDFNGVSNVVRGTKTGAYTIYGDYPELVKQEQMDIVKGRFVNQQDILTRRKVAIIGNGVINELYMNAEEVIGTYIKINGVNFMVVGVYKSKGNNNGNAEGAQKNIFIPFTTFQQAFNFGDKVGWMALTANDNASITELRPSILALIRERHSIHPDDERAVGNFDLFAEFQKVQDLFMVLKFIAYFVGTLVLLSGIIGISNIMLIVVKERTNEIGIRRALGATPGAIRSQILLEAIFLTIIAGMFGIAVATGLLAILNMILATMPSEGMMFINPSVDLTVVFLALLILVGSGLLAGFIPAQTAINVKPVDALRTE; from the coding sequence ATGTTTGATAGAGAAAATTGGAACGAAATTTTAGAGGCGCTGACCGCTAATACCTTCCGAACGCTGCTTACGGCTTTTGGAGTATTTTGGGGAATATTTATTTTGGTAATCTTATTGGCTGCTTCAAATGGATTAGAGAACGGTGTGAAAAAGGGATTTGACGGTATTGCTACAAATACTATGTTTGTTTGGACACAAACAACATCAAAGGCCTATAAAGGGTTACCTAAAACCCGACGATATGATTTTAGAAATAGCGATGTTGATGCTTTAAAACAAAAATTCCCTGACCTGTTATACGTGTCTCCCCGCAATCAATTGGGTGATTTCAATGGGGTTAGTAATGTGGTTAGAGGTACAAAAACAGGTGCTTATACTATTTATGGTGATTATCCAGAATTGGTGAAACAAGAGCAAATGGACATTGTGAAAGGTCGTTTTGTAAATCAACAAGATATATTGACAAGACGCAAAGTTGCCATAATAGGTAATGGTGTTATCAATGAATTGTACATGAATGCCGAAGAAGTCATAGGTACTTACATCAAAATAAATGGTGTCAATTTTATGGTGGTGGGTGTTTATAAATCCAAGGGGAATAATAATGGAAATGCTGAAGGGGCTCAAAAAAATATTTTCATTCCTTTTACCACTTTTCAGCAAGCCTTTAATTTTGGGGATAAAGTAGGTTGGATGGCACTTACGGCAAATGATAATGCATCAATTACTGAGCTTAGACCTTCGATTCTGGCATTGATTCGAGAGCGACATTCTATTCACCCTGATGATGAAAGAGCTGTTGGTAATTTTGACTTGTTTGCCGAATTTCAAAAGGTACAGGACTTATTTATGGTTCTTAAATTCATCGCTTATTTTGTTGGAACTTTAGTACTGTTATCTGGTATTATTGGGATTTCAAATATTATGCTCATCGTTGTAAAAGAACGAACCAACGAAATAGGAATCAGAAGAGCATTGGGGGCAACACCCGGGGCCATTCGATCCCAAATATTATTAGAAGCGATTTTTCTAACTATAATAGCGGGTATGTTTGGTATCGCCGTAGCAACGGGATTATTGGCCATATTAAATATGATTTTGGCAACAATGCCTTCGGAAGGAATGATGTTTATTAATCCAAGTGTTGATTTAACAGTAGTGTTTTTAGCTTTGTTAATTTTAGTGGGTTCAGGATTATTGGCTGGATTTATTCCGGCACAAACGGCCATAAATGTCAAACCAGTAGATGCTCTACGAACAGAATAA